The nucleotide sequence GGTCGCCGGTGAGATCGTCAGCAGCTGGGCCGCCGTGGCGGCGTCAATGCGGAGCTCTTTAAACCGCCGCAGCCGCGGGACCAGGTCCGGCAGCGCTGCTGCGAGGAGCCGCCCGCAGGGCGTTCCCTGGACCGCCCAGCAGAACCGCAGCGCCTCGATCACCGGTTCCCCGTACAGAGGCGGCCGAGTCGGCCTGGGCAGCACGGCCCTCAGTACCAGCGCCTGCCGCAGGGCCTTGCGGGCGTGGTCGCGGTGCCATCCCGTCGTCGCGCACAGCTCATCGAGAATCTGCTTCTTCACGGCCCGGTCCGAGCGGGCGTAGCGGGTGGCGATGACCTTCGTGACAGCCCTGCGTTCACTCATCGAAAGCTCCATGGCTCACAGTGCCGACACGGCAAACGCCACCCCGGCGGACACGCCGCTACGCGGGCATTCTCAAATGATTCTTCGAATACCGCTACGCGGGCATCTTTCATGAGTCAACGCGGGCTGTTGCGTTTTGTTTGAGGCGGGCCTATCTTGGCAGCAAAGGGGCGTGACCATGCATGATCTCTCTGTCACCCGTGCCTCGCTGACGCCGTTCCTGACCCGGCAAGCGAGCGGCTATTCAATGCCGTCCAGCCTTCTGCCAGTCTGTGTCCCCCTGGAGGCACTATAGAACAGTGGCCAAGACAGGCGGCGCGACAACGAGGCCGGCATCCGCATTCATATCTGGGGGGACGCAGCACACAACCATCCGGCAAGGTGGCCGGATGACGACAGAAGCACACCAGCCCCCACAGGGACGAAAGAGGCAATGATGCCTACTGAAACTGCCCAAAAGGCGGAAGAAGCCCTCACCCACTTGCCCGGGATCAGTCCCGGATTCAGTTCAGGCCATCCGTCCTGCCCCACTCCGACGGGGGTGTAGGCCATGCTCGGTGAAGACCGGCCGCTGCCGAACAGCGACCAGGTTGGCGCGCTCCTCAGTGCCGGTGGCGTTAAGGGAGTGATATCCGGCAATGAAGAGGAGGACCTGGTCCGGCAGGTGACGGAGCGCTATGGCACTGCGCTTCGGCGTATCATGCAAATCCTGCAGAACCAAGGAAAGCTCGACGACGCCACGCTGGATGCGCTGGCAGCTGACGAACTGGTATCCGACCTTCTGCTGGTCCACGGCCTGCATCCCCATTCCTTGGAGGCACGGGTTGCCGGCGCACTGGACAGCATGCGGCCCTACCTTGGCACACACGGCGGTGACGTGGAGTTGGAAGGCATCAGCCCGGACGGCGTGGTTCGGCTGAAGCTGTTCATCAGCCAGGAGGGACTCGCTTCGACTGCCTCACTCAGGTCCGCTGTGGAGGGCGCCATTGGGGAGGCGGCACCGGAAATCACAGCCATCGACGTCGTCGAAGGAGAAAAACCGGCAGGACCTTCCGGGCCCATATCGGTGGACTCGCTGGTGATTCGGGAGAACACTCCGTCGGCAGGGACGCCGGTGGCGTCGTGGCACGACATGCCGGGCGGCACCTGGGAACCTGTACCGGAAATCGCGGGGCTCGAACCCGGCGAGGTGGCGGGCTTCCTGGTCCGCGGATACCCGGTGCTGGCATGCCGCCTGGGCCAGGACATCTTCGCGTGTCACGATTATTGCCCGCGGTGCACAGGCTCCATGACGGGGGCTACGCTGCAGCGGCCCTCGGCCGAACCGGGTCGCGGCGCAGTCCTCTGCTGCCCCACCTGCCGCGGCCACTTCGATCTGCACCGCGCCGGGGTGTGCCTGGACGACAAGGGCCTGCATCTGGAGCCGCTTCCGCTGCTGGTCCGCCACGGGGTGCTGTCCGTGGCCGTACCGGCCGAATCCGTGCCGGCCGCGCCGCTGCCGGTCGTCCCGCAGCCGCCGACTCCGGCGGAGATGACCCCGGTCCAGGCCCTCCCGGTGGTCACGACTGCGGGGCAGCCGGACCCGCCGGTTACTCCGGTACAGGGTGCCCCACAGTTGCAGCCGGCTGCGGGACAGGCCGGTGAGTGAGGAAGGGTCCGGAAGGAAGCGACCAAACGTGAGGACGCGTCCGGGAGGAAGCGACCAAACGTGAGGACGCGTCCGGGCTACCCGGTGTTGCGGAGGCCTGCTGCCACACCGTTGACGGTGATCAGCATGGCCCGTTGGAGGCGCTCGTCGATCTCGCCCTTGGACATGCCGGCACCCTCGGCCCGCACGCGGCGGAGCAGTTCCACCTGCAGGTAGCTGATCGGGTCGAGGTACTGGTCGCGGATTTCCAGTGAGCGCTTCAGCGTGGGCTGGGCGTCCAGGAGCACGTTCTCGCCGGTGAGGTTCTGGATCTCGGAGACGGTGAGCTCGTATTCGTCACGGATGGCACGGAAGAGGTGGTGCAGCTCCTCCGGGACCAGGGTGTCCACGTAATAGCCCGCGATCTCCATGTCCGTCTTGGCGAGGGTCATTTCCACGTTGGACAGCACCGAGCGGAAGAAATGCCAGCCCTGCATCATCTCCACGAGCTGGGCGGAGTTGCCGGCTTCGCGTGCCGCCTTCAGCCCGGACCCCACGCCGAACCAGCCCGGCACAATCTGCCGCGACTGCGTCCAGCCGAACACCCACGGAATGGCGCGCAGGCCGCCCAGCCCCGCACCTGAGTCCGGTCGCTTGGACGGGCGTGAGCCGATGTTGAGAGAGCCGAGCTGCTCCACCGGCGTCGAGGCCAGGAAGTATGCCGGCAGGTCCGGGTGGTCGATGAGGCTGCGGTAGCGGGCAAAGGCAGCGTCGGAGATGGTCTCCATGACATGGCCGAAGCGCTCGCGCTGGTCGTCCGAGGTGCGCGGCGTGCGGTGCAGCGCAGAGCCCTGCAGCACGGCGGCGAGCGAAAGCTCCAGGTTTTCCCGGGCCAGCTCCGGCAGGGAGTACTTGTCCGAGATGACCTCGCCCTGTTCGGTGAACTTGATTTCCCCCTCGAGGACACCGTTCGGCTGCGCCATGATGGCGTCGTAGGTGGGCCCGCCGCCGCGGCCCACGGAACCGCCGCGGCCGTGGAACAGGCGCACCCGGACCCCGTGCTTGGTGGCGATGTCGCGCAGCTTGCGCTGGGTCTTGTGGATTTCCCACTGGCTGGTCATCACGCCGGATTCCTTGTTGGAGTCCGAGTAGCCGAGCATGACCTCCTGGACGTCCCCGCGCAGCCGGACCAGTTCGCGGTAGGAGGAGTCGGACAGCAGCCTGTCAACAATCTCCGCGGACGCACGCAGTTCCTCGACGGTTTCCAGCAGCGGCGCAAAACCGATCTTGGCGTACGGGGCGTCGCCGAAGAGGCTGACCAGGCCGGCCTCGCGCGC is from Arthrobacter sp. QXT-31 and encodes:
- a CDS encoding NifU family protein yields the protein MLGEDRPLPNSDQVGALLSAGGVKGVISGNEEEDLVRQVTERYGTALRRIMQILQNQGKLDDATLDALAADELVSDLLLVHGLHPHSLEARVAGALDSMRPYLGTHGGDVELEGISPDGVVRLKLFISQEGLASTASLRSAVEGAIGEAAPEITAIDVVEGEKPAGPSGPISVDSLVIRENTPSAGTPVASWHDMPGGTWEPVPEIAGLEPGEVAGFLVRGYPVLACRLGQDIFACHDYCPRCTGSMTGATLQRPSAEPGRGAVLCCPTCRGHFDLHRAGVCLDDKGLHLEPLPLLVRHGVLSVAVPAESVPAAPLPVVPQPPTPAEMTPVQALPVVTTAGQPDPPVTPVQGAPQLQPAAGQAGE